From Catharus ustulatus isolate bCatUst1 chromosome 17, bCatUst1.pri.v2, whole genome shotgun sequence, the proteins below share one genomic window:
- the C17H20orf85 gene encoding uncharacterized protein C20orf85 homolog, whose protein sequence is MERDNFVAQDNYWKDQIEKEAEAAKRWAEKWGFLKTPLEELIGDEKKEDAKPKLQLPDHLRIRPVTPVEKYIKVLPSPPVPKTTQGFIGWRSGDPALALETNFQIQSCKGAVGSKQ, encoded by the exons ATGGAACGCGACAACTTCGTAGCGCAGGACAACTACTG GAAAGACCAGAttgaaaaggaagcagaagctgctAAAAGATGGGCtgagaaatggggatttttgaaAACACCTCTTGAGGAG ttgattggagatgaaaagaaagaagatgcAAAGCCCAAGCTTCAGCTTCCAGATCACCTGCGGATTCGACCTGTGACACCtgtagaaaaatacattaag GTGCTTCCATCTCCTCCAGTACCTAAAACTACCCAGGGATTTATTGGCTGGAGATCAGGTGATCCAGCACTGGCACTTGAAACCAATTTTCAAATCCAAAGCTGCAAAGGAGCTGTCGGTAGTAAGCAGTGA